The nucleotide sequence AAATTTTTCTAAGCACATTTGCAGACCCTGAGCTTGAGGACTACCTGCATGCCAAGTTGCAATGCCTGGCCACACCATGCACTCTGCAGAAAGTTATGTTGGCATTTCAAGGTTGGAATGAAAACGTAGTAATTTCAACTCTAAACATAGTTTTATAAGTTAActatgattattttaaaatatgaagctGTATGTGAAACACCTGATTTTTGGCTGGCACTGCCAAAAATCACAGCCCACCGTattagcagaaaataaattggaaaaaggaaaagagggagggCTCAGTTTCAAGTGCCATCCTTGCTATAAGATCCCAAGAGATATTGATTTTATCACCCTCGTGATTGATGAAAGCAGTTCTAAAGAAAGAGCTCTCTAAACTATTTCAAAGCCCACTGTAGCTCATCAAAAATGTCAGAGGCATCCCTGAGCCTATTAGGGTTGTATTTTTCAAACTTCTGTGGTTCTCCCCCCACCACCCATGTCCTTTGCATGTataaatttttgtatttttaagggTCTTAGTGCCACTTTTTCAGCCTCATTTGCTCTTTTCGTTTACCAAGATGTACTTAACACACAGGAAAtaactggaagaaaacagaacattCCTAACTTGCTTAAACAAGACACTCAGTACAATTACATGTTATGGAAATGACATaacaaacaccaccacagtTCAACAATAAAGCAGTTATGAGCCCTGTAGCTTTTTAAGACAttaaggaaaagaagcaaagaaaactcAGATATTGCATGATCTCAAGCTGTATGCTACAGAGACTAcatgagaaaatgaaagctgCTAATCTACTTTCCAAGTGAAACATTGTAGGTGATTGCTCTAACCTGGGGCACAGTACATTCTCTCTATGGCATCGTTGTCACAGGAATCTTCAACCTCCCTCCACCTGCTAAAATACGTTAGCTGAATGTGTCCTAAAAACAAAACGACAGgagaaatcaaaacatttttcccttccattttctgcagaagtGAACTGTAATTACTCCTTTTGTAGCTAAAAACAGTATCATTAAGAATAATGGCATCATTAAGTACTAGAAGCTATTACTGGGGGTGAATTTGCTGCACTGATAATGAAGCTCTAGACAGGAAATGAAGATACTAATTACAAGATAAAACGCCTACTCAGTTAATTGGAAGCAACAGcgaataaaaagaaatgcatttgcaAAAGTTCCTGACCTCTATCATTCAATAAGATGTTGTTTGGGTTCAAATCACGGCACACAATTCCTTCTCTATGTAAAGCATCAAGGGCTACCACCATTTCAGCTGCCCATCTTTGAATGCAATCCTCTGGGATATTAAACCTGGAGGTTAGCGCTAATCTTTCGTCGAGGTCCTGAAAAATTTGATGTATTTccttctgccctgctcctgctatTTTGTCTTCCTTCTTTGGTGCAGTCTTTTTACTTTCAGCTGCAGGTGACAAAGCCGAGTCTGCCTCCTCTTTCCTGCTGTCTTCAGTTTGATTGGAAAACAGCAACACTCCTTCATTCCTTAGCACGTCTGTGTCCAAGCTAACCTCTGGAGCACCTGAGAGCGGGTTGGAAACACATGAACTTTCTTCTTTGCTTGCCATGTTTAAGGAGCAGGCCCCAAGCTCTTGGAACAGAGCCCCGTCTTCTGAAGCACCTACCTCTTGGTCAGATGAAAAGAGTGTCCCAAGAGCTCCCTGAGTGACACCACTTTGCTCATTTGCTTCCTTGTGGGCAGGATCACCCACTTCTGGTGCCACATGATTTGGCTCTTGATCAAATGCTTTGCATGGCTCTGCAGAATTATTTAACTGCAAGACATCAGGTGTTTCTAACAACTTTACTTCTGACATGTCCCTATCAGATTTTGTAAACTTTGCTGGCCTTGACACGGCCGGCTCCTCTGTTTGATCAGACATGCCTGGTAAGTTTATTAGGAGATCAGGCCTTCCTTCATCGATGCTATTCACATCATCAAAAGCAGCATCCTTAAAGGAGATGACTGGCACGGAGTCATTTGAACCCCTGCTCACAGTGTCATGAGCTTTCACACCCATTTTGCTCTCAAGGGCATCCAAGCTTCTGTCATGATCTGGGACAGAAAACAATGGCTTTAAAGGCTCTGATTTCAGGTTATACAACTTTTCTCCAAACTCAAGCCCCAGGAGTTCACTAGTGCTATCTTTGCTGTCTATCCTGAAGAGCTCCATGGGGCTGTTCTTGGATCTAGTTAACGAGTCCAGTATCCTAGTAGGACTGGCTATTTCTGACTCAGCGTCATCGATGAACAGCTTTCGTTCCTGAGGTGCAATCTGGGAGGTGAAGCTGTCACTGCCAACAACAGTGCACCTCTGCAAGGAACTCCTCTCTTTGGTATGCAGCCCTTCACTCTCTGCTTTAGCCACTGGTTCCTCACTTAGGGAGCCAGAGTCAATTTTTTCCTGCCCGTATTCATTGCACAACGTTAAATAACTAGTGGTGCACTCTTCTTCTGAGCTGGATGCCGAGTCCATCCACTTGGAACTCTCCTGACCATcttcctgggtgctgctgtcaTCCTGAGAGCTTGGTGTCAGGCTTCTCCTCAGTGGGACCACCTTCAGCATGCTCTCCCCATAGCTTTCTCTGGAATCGGTGCTGCTACCAGTTTCTTTAGGAGTAGGTGTTGGTTGCTCCAGGTAAATTTTAGTTGAACTGGATGTTCTGGATTCAGGAATTTCAAAGCTCTCTTCAGGACTTCTATTTAGGAACTTACTGACATAAGACCACAGTTTccctcctgaaaaaaaaagaaaaaagggagggtATCTCTTAATTTCActcaaaatagaaatttttttaagaaaccgGAAAATATCCTCACTGTCATTATACCCTTACATCCACGGAGCTATTTGGATGCGCTACCCCAGCAGGAAATAATTACAGGGACCACCACTTGCTTTTCACGTAGATTTGTAttattacataaatatttaaagagctGCATCTGACAttaagctgctgcttttttgtttttaaacttcagTAAAGTCTCATTTCAGAGTGTGTCTCAAGTTGCAAAGTGGTCACTACTCTCCACCTGCTGCCTCAAAAGAAGCAAAAACTAGGGAAGATCAATTTGTTTAGTGCCCATCACCACCTCTGCCTACACTGAATAATTCTGTAACACAGCCCTAAACTCATCAGCAACATTAGTGGAAATGGACTGAAAACTAAACAGCAAGTCCAGTAAGGGAAAGTACCATATTAGCAGGATATTTTAAGGGTCTCTGTCTGTCTTTGAAGAAGTTGGGGATTTTAGTTAAATGTTGATGTATTTCTTCCATTTACTTTAGAATtcaaaaaaaggtttttatgCTTTGCTGCACCACACAAGGATTTATCAATACTTTAAGTTACACTGGCAAACAGCTCCTTCACAGCATCTAAGAAAGTGATATCTCCAAAAATaagttacatttaaaaaatacaaaccaggACTCTTCATGTTTTCAAATGCTGCACATATTAAAAAAGCTCACCGACGTCAAAACATAATTTTagcaaaataaatcaggaaGTACTGTACCTCTTGTATGTGCCAAAGAATTTGGCTTAAAGCTAGCAAGTCTCCTTTGATAACTTAGGGAGAAAAGCAATGTCAAGACATTTCAACTTCAAAGACTGTACAGAAATTCTGGAAAATGCAGGAGTTTGAACAAAAtctttgtaaaagaaaaaataagtatcCATCCCACTGGGCATCTGCTAAGTTGGcgggttttttgttgggtttttgttacTTATTTGGATAAAACagagttttatatttttccaaaatacattctttaatagtttggggtttttaacaCTCTCTTTATCAGgcaaaattcctttaaaaagtaCAATAAAAGAAGAAACTATTTATCATTGCCTAGGAACAGATTTTCTATACTCCCAGgtatttcaaataaaacttatcaaagagagaaaaaccttgacactttaaaaaattaatttgaataaTATAATGTGAAGTTTTCCTGCCCTCCATCCCCCTGGCTAAGACAAGACTTGTtttacaaggggaaaaaatatctctAGTTGTGGTGAAAGTAAGTACATTAAAAACACTAAAAGGGAATTCTAACAGTTTGAGTCCAatggtaaaaatgaaaaatttaggTCTGTTAATCATCCTGGTTTCAAACAGAGTTAGTACCAGGTCAGGATGACCCTTGCCACCTTCTAGAATGCGGTGAGAAAGGATGCCAGGCAAACCAACAGGAGCAAAGGGAAGCAATGCTCACAGCGAAAGGAACAGGAACTGCTACACCGACCACTGTAAACACAAGCACTTTAAATTCTGCCCCAAAGGTGCATTCAAAATATGCACCCCAAGTGTGTCCTGCCACAGCAGCgaggcacagcccctggggccctcccagcagagctgcaggcccCCAGCCCAgc is from Serinus canaria isolate serCan28SL12 chromosome 3, serCan2020, whole genome shotgun sequence and encodes:
- the RPS6KC1 gene encoding ribosomal protein S6 kinase delta-1 isoform X3, translated to MASNQSSPSRAAGLCVTSEPPVQSTLASQQEWSKPEGEKESHGLFTGSLKSKPGKQDYLEKAGELIKLALKKEEEEDYEIALSFYRKGVDLLLEGVQGESSPTRREAVKRKTAEYLMRAEKISGLYHKTSEDASVSMPPGSLSSRPSWNLRSPAEELKTFRVLGVIDKVLLVMDTRTQQTFILKGLRKSSECSRSRTTIIPRCVPNMVCLHKYIISEESVFLVLQHAEGGKLWSYVSKFLNRSPEESFEIPESRTSSSTKIYLEQPTPTPKETGSSTDSRESYGESMLKVVPLRRSLTPSSQDDSSTQEDGQESSKWMDSASSSEEECTTSYLTLCNEYGQEKIDSGSLSEEPVAKAESEGLHTKERSSLQRCTVVGSDSFTSQIAPQERKLFIDDAESEIASPTRILDSLTRSKNSPMELFRIDSKDSTSELLGLEFGEKLYNLKSEPLKPLFSVPDHDRSLDALESKMGVKAHDTVSRGSNDSVPVISFKDAAFDDVNSIDEGRPDLLINLPGMSDQTEEPAVSRPAKFTKSDRDMSEVKLLETPDVLQLNNSAEPCKAFDQEPNHVAPEVGDPAHKEANEQSGVTQGALGTLFSSDQEVGASEDGALFQELGACSLNMASKEESSCVSNPLSGAPEVSLDTDVLRNEGVLLFSNQTEDSRKEEADSALSPAAESKKTAPKKEDKIAGAGQKEIHQIFQDLDERLALTSRFNIPEDCIQRWAAEMVVALDALHREGIVCRDLNPNNILLNDRGHIQLTYFSRWREVEDSCDNDAIERMYCAPEVGAILEETEACDWWSLGAILFELLTGKSLAECHPSGINTHTSLNIPDHVSKEARSLIQQLLQFNPAERLGAGVAGVEDIKSHPFFALIEWADLQR
- the RPS6KC1 gene encoding ribosomal protein S6 kinase delta-1 isoform X1, translating into MLSPRERGADLARFYTVTEPRRHPRGHTVYKVTARIVSRKNPEDVQEIIVWKRYSDFKKLHKDLWQIHKNLCRHTELFPPFAKAIVFGRFDETVIEERRQCAEDLLQFSANIPALYNSKQLEEFFKGGEVHDGSELIGPVEPLSDSLTDNLSDCSSEVRKDLSGLDDVTLTSQSECGGFSSDSDLISLTVDVDSLAEVDDGMASNQSSPSRAAGLCVTSEPPVQSTLASQQEWSKPEGEKESHGLFTGSLKSKPGKQDYLEKAGELIKLALKKEEEEDYEIALSFYRKGVDLLLEGVQGESSPTRREAVKRKTAEYLMRAEKISGLYHKTSEDASVSMPPGSLSSRPSWNLRSPAEELKTFRVLGVIDKVLLVMDTRTQQTFILKGLRKSSECSRSRTTIIPRCVPNMVCLHKYIISEESVFLVLQHAEGGKLWSYVSKFLNRSPEESFEIPESRTSSSTKIYLEQPTPTPKETGSSTDSRESYGESMLKVVPLRRSLTPSSQDDSSTQEDGQESSKWMDSASSSEEECTTSYLTLCNEYGQEKIDSGSLSEEPVAKAESEGLHTKERSSLQRCTVVGSDSFTSQIAPQERKLFIDDAESEIASPTRILDSLTRSKNSPMELFRIDSKDSTSELLGLEFGEKLYNLKSEPLKPLFSVPDHDRSLDALESKMGVKAHDTVSRGSNDSVPVISFKDAAFDDVNSIDEGRPDLLINLPGMSDQTEEPAVSRPAKFTKSDRDMSEVKLLETPDVLQLNNSAEPCKAFDQEPNHVAPEVGDPAHKEANEQSGVTQGALGTLFSSDQEVGASEDGALFQELGACSLNMASKEESSCVSNPLSGAPEVSLDTDVLRNEGVLLFSNQTEDSRKEEADSALSPAAESKKTAPKKEDKIAGAGQKEIHQIFQDLDERLALTSRFNIPEDCIQRWAAEMVVALDALHREGIVCRDLNPNNILLNDRGHIQLTYFSRWREVEDSCDNDAIERMYCAPEVGAILEETEACDWWSLGAILFELLTGKSLAECHPSGINTHTSLNIPDHVSKEARSLIQQLLQFNPAERLGAGVAGVEDIKSHPFFALIEWADLQR
- the RPS6KC1 gene encoding ribosomal protein S6 kinase delta-1 isoform X2, translated to MLSPRERGADLARFYTVTEPRRHPRGHTVYKVTARIVSRKNPEDVQEIIVWKRYSDFKKLHKDLWQIHKNLCRHTELFPPFAKAIVFGRFDETVIEERRQCAEDLLQFSANIPALYNSKQLEEFFKGGEVHDGSELIGPVEPLSDSLTDNLSDCSSEVRKDLSGLDDVTLTSQSECGGFSSDSDLISLTVDVDSLAEVDDGMASNQSSPSRAAGLCVTSEPPVQSTLASQQEWSKPEGEKESHGLFTGSLKSKPGKQDYLEKAGELIKLALKKEEEEDYEIALSFYRKGVDLLLEGVQGESSPTRREAVKRKTAEYLMRAEKISGLYHKTSEDASVSMPPGSLSSRPSWNLRSPAEELKTFRVLGVIDKVLLVMDTRTQQTFILKGLRKSSECSRSRTTIIPRCVPNMVCLHKYIISEESVFLVLQHAEGGKLWSYVSKFLNRSPEESFEIPESRTSSSTKIYLEQPTPTPKETGSSTDSRESYGESMLKVVPLRRSLTPSSQDDSSTQEDGQESSKWMDSASSSEEECTTSYLTLCNEYGQEKIDSGSLSEEPVAKAESEGLHTKERSSLQRCTVVGSDSFTSQIAPQERKLFIDDAESEIASPTRILDSLTRSKNSPMELFRIDSKDSTSELLGLEFGEKLYNLKSEPLKPLFSVPDHDRSLDALESKMGVKAHDTVSRGSNDSVPVISFKDAAFDDVNSIDEGRPDLLINLPGMSDQTEEPAVSRPAKFTKSDRDMSEVKLLETPDVLQLNNSAEPCKAFDQEPNHVAPEVGDPAHKEANEQSGVTQGALGTLFSSDQEVGASEDGALFQELGACSLNMASKEESSCVSNPLSGAPEVSLDTDVLRNEGVLLFSNQTEDSRKEEADSALSPAAESKKTAPKKEDKIAGAGQKEIHQIFQDLDERLALTSRFNIPEDCIQRWAAEMVVALDALHREGIVCRDLNPNNILLNDREVGAILEETEACDWWSLGAILFELLTGKSLAECHPSGINTHTSLNIPDHVSKEARSLIQQLLQFNPAERLGAGVAGVEDIKSHPFFALIEWADLQR